From the Candidatus Binataceae bacterium genome, the window GTGCTTGGCACCGGCGTCGCGGTCGCCGGCACGCGGATCGCGCCGGTTACCGCATGCGCGGTCGCGTCGGTGAATTCGCTCGCGCCCGGGCGCGTGGTGCTCGGGGTCGGCACCGGCAACAGCGCGCGGCGGGCGATGGGGCTCGCGCCGTACCGGGTGAGCGAGCTGCGCGAACACGTGCGCGTGGTGCGCGGCCTGCTCGGCGGCGGCGCGGTCGAGTATCACGAGGGCGCGGAGCGCCGCATGATTCGGCTCTTTCATCAGGATCTCCAGTTGATCAACTCGCGCGACCGCGTCCCGATTTACATCGCGGGCAACGCTCCTCGCGCAATCGAGCTGGCCGGCGAGGTGGGCGACGGCTTCATCACCTCACGCACCAATTCGGTCGCGGGATGGCGCGAGACGTGGGCGCGGGCGCGCGCCGGTGCCGAGCGGGCGGGGCGGCGACCGCAGGAGCTGTACACGGTGCTGCTCAGTACGGCGTGCCTGATGCGGCCGGGCGAGGCGTACGACTCGCCGCGGGTGCGCGCGGAGGCGGGGCCGTGGGCGATGGTCGCGCTGCACGCGCTATACGAGGGTGTGCAGCAGCCCGAAGCGGCTCCCGCGCCAATCCGCGCCGTGTTCGCGGCGTATAAGGAATACGCCGACCGCCGATTCGCCGATAATCCGCAGTATT encodes:
- a CDS encoding LLM class flavin-dependent oxidoreductase; the protein is MDFGLLMMPSAARAAEEARVAEACGFSHCWAADSELMAADPYVVLAAAALATKRIVLGTGVAVAGTRIAPVTACAVASVNSLAPGRVVLGVGTGNSARRAMGLAPYRVSELREHVRVVRGLLGGGAVEYHEGAERRMIRLFHQDLQLINSRDRVPIYIAGNAPRAIELAGEVGDGFITSRTNSVAGWRETWARARAGAERAGRRPQELYTVLLSTACLMRPGEAYDSPRVRAEAGPWAMVALHALYEGVQQPEAAPAPIRAVFAAYKEYADRRFADNPQYYLELHDGHGLYVQPEEERFVTAELIQHATMSGTPEELRERLHALEAEGVRQVAFIPTASGAVPFAREFADQIIARY